CCGGATTTTGCGGCATCTGAATTGAAATCAAATGCGCCATTGCGCAAACTCATGCGGGAGTTACCGTTTATCCTTTTGGTTCCCCGAACTCTTCTTCTTGCTATGGAAAATACTCTTCTTCTCATTCTGACAACCTCCCGTAAATACTGTTGGCAATTTCCCTGCCGATGGTTCCCGGTTTTGCATTTTCGTCGAACTCAAAACCATCCAGGCTCATACGTATGTTTCCGGAACTTTCGTGCAAGGAACGCGGAACGCCTTTATGTCTGAATATCGTTTTCAACTCGCGTTCAATCGCATCGGCGATGGTGTACCTGTCGCTTGCTCGGAATCCATGCAGGATTATCTCGCCGATCCTCATTTTCAATTTATTCACGGCTATACCCATCCGACAATTTCAGCTTTGGTAAGCGGTTTTTCCAGTTTTTGGTACTCATTAATTGCGGCTTTCAGGATGTATTTCATTTGTATCGATTCACCGTCTTCTGCCGCGAGGAAAGCGGCATTCAATGCCACATTGCGGATGTTGCCGCCGGAGACGTTCAGCAAAGCGAGTTTACTCCAGTCAAGGTTTTCCAGCGGCGCGTCTGGCGGGAATGCTTTTTCCCAGATTTTCGCGCGCTGAGCGACATCGGGAAACGGAAACTGAAGTATAAAGCGAATCCTTCTCACGAATGCCTGGTCGAGAGACGATTTCATGTTGGTAGTGAGGATGGCGAGGCCACGGTATGTTTCCATTCTTTGAAGGAGGTAACTCACTTCTATGTTCGAATACCTGTCATGGCTATCCTTTACCTCGCTCCTTTTCCCGAAAAGGGCGTCTGCTTCATCGAAAAGCAGTATGGCTCCTCCGTCCTCGGCGGCGTCGAAAACCTTTCTGAGGTTTTTTTCAGTTTCACCGATATATTTATTTACCACTGCGCTAAGGTCTATTCTGAACAGATCAAGCGCAAGTTCGTTTGCGAGTACTTCGGCGGCCATAGTCTTGCCGGTCCCGCTCTGCCCCCCGAAAAGAGCGCTGATACCAAGGCCCCTCGGAACTTTTTTCGCGAAACCCCAATCGTTGTAAACCTTGGACCTTTGCCTGACGTGTGCGGCGATTTCCCGCAATATAGAAACTATTGATTCCGGAAGTATCAGGTCGTCCCAAGTCGCGGTTGGATTTATGCGTTGAGTGTGTTCTTCCAGGGAACCGCGGGTCTGCACTCTGCAGGAGTTCCATATCGATTTTCCCACTGCGTCAACGTCTATTTCCAAAGTGTCGCTTTTGCCGGCAAAGGAGGTAATTGCCTCCGCGCCAGCGGCGAAAATAGATCCTGTGTCCATGTCGAACTGGGAGACAAGCGATGAAAGCATTCCGTTCAGCCTTGAAGATAGAGGCTTCAGCATCTCGTTCCAAAGCATTAACTGTTCCTTTGTGTCAGGTTTGGACACCTCGATGTTTACGGTTATGCGGCTTACAAGCCGGAGCGGATTTCTTGAAGAAATCACGGCAATCGCGTTTAGCTCTTCCAATAAAGACTTTGCCGAATCTATCGTTTCCGCTTTTTCAACGTCTTCACATTCCAGATAGAGTCCGTATCTGTTAAGCGCGGCTTCCCGTTCCCATATGCGGGCGAATGCGTCCCTCTCCAACGTTGACTGAGGTATCTCATCTGCCCTCAAGGCAAAAAAAGTTATGCCGGCTTCTTCTCCCGCGTGAGAGGTGATCGACCTTTTCCCCGCATTTTCCCTTCCGAAAAGCTGTATCAACTGCCGGTTTTGCAGATGTGACGGCTGTTTCCACATGGCGGAGATCCGTTCCGAGATAGCAAGGTGCGAGGGGACGATATCGTGCGCCAGAGACAGCGGGATACATATTCCCGCAAGGCGTTCGTCGATGTGATTGACTCCTGTCAGGAAATGAAGGACGGATTCGTCTATCTTCAAGGGACTTTGAGTCAATGTGTCGCCGTTTCCAATCTCAAGGAATTTCCATCTCCGCAGAGGGGCTGAAGGCGTAACCGCTTCCCAGCTTCCGTTCAAGAGGACGGCAAGCGATAGGCTGAAAGTAGGATATACGCGTCTGTCATCTCCATTGATTGAAGCGCAGTAGCCGGCGAAAGAGGAATCAAGCTCCATTCCAGCGCAGAGAAGAAGAATATCTCGTTCGAAATCGGAGAGCCCGAATGTTTGGCAGATAACCTGCAAGGCTGAAGGGTAGGGCATTGCAGAGCCGGTTCTGGCGACATCCTCTTCAAGTTCGGTAAAATCCCAATCCCGTTCCTTTTTTGATGTATGGGCGACCAACCTTTCCCTGACCAGGGAAATGGAAGCCATCAGGTGTTTCCGGTTTGCCTCTATCCATTCGGTATCTGTCATACGAACCTCACAAGAGGGCTAGCGTAATAATTGTATGTGGCACTGGCAGGATTGCTATCAATTCCAAGCAGGCTTTCCGCGCCGTCTACCTGTATCCGCACGAGATATTCGCCGGGTGGTACGTTGTCTACGGGAAAATCGAGAATTCCAAGATCTGAATCCCTTGGCGGAATGGTGATATTGTAGGACTTCGGTTCTGCAGGTGCATTGAATTCGTTCAGGAGGAGAGATACGCGCTGTGATGCTCCTACCACCGGATTAATACTTAACCTCAGAATAGTATTTATTGGCACTACACCACCGGTCCTTTTTTTCTACCGGCACCTTTGCCGCCTGTTGTGGTAGTACCGCCTGTTGTAGTAGTACCGCCTGTTGTAGTAGTACCGCCTGTTGTAGTGGTGCCGCCTGTTGTAGTGGTGCCGCCTGGGTTACCGCCTTTACCTTTTGTTATAACTGTGTCCGGCACGACAACCGGATCGCCGACTATTTCAGGGCGAAGTATTATCGGGACGATGTTTGACTCTACCCCCAGGTCGTGCCTTACTTGTATGCCAAGTATCCCGGCTCGCAGGAAATCTGGCGGGAAGTTGTCATGCGAAAGGACGAACACGATTTTCTGATCGGTTATTTCCTGTAAAAATAGCGCCTCAACGCCGTTTATCAGGAGTTTGACGTTTTCGGCGCGCAGGTTGCTACCGATAATGAAAAGTGTAGAGCCGACTATGACGGGCTCCATTGACCCTTCCTGAGGAAAAATTCTGTCTATGACAGGCTGTTTGAATGTCTTTCCATCTGCTGTACGTCCTCGCACTGGAAGAGCCGGTTTTGGCATCTCCTCCGATTCGATAATGACGACCGAACATTGATATGCCACAGAAAGGGAATATGGCGTTTGAAAGAATACGGACCAGAGTTTTGACAGCTCCTCGAGGTTTAATGAGATTGGGGAGAGCTTGATAGTTTCCAGCTGATCGGCAAGGTTTGAATCCACCAGGGTTCCTGTAGGAGCGGCATCTATTGCCGCAAGGATCGTCTCCCTTGTTATCACCGGTTTGCTGTCAAGCGTGTTTACCGTGATTCCAAGAAGGCGCTGTGGTTCCAGCTTGGTTTCATCACCGTAAAAAGTAAGGATGTAATGAAGGTTGTAAGCCGTCATGGGGCGTTGAACAACACTGCCGTCCGAACGGCGCGTCGGGTAACTGCTGTTCCTCAAGGCCGCATTTGGGATTATCTGATATAGGAAAATGTTTATCCCTTTTCCTGCATTTGATTGTCCCTGGCCGGGGTTGCCGTCGGGCCTGGCTGTTCTGATGTCGGCCCCTGATATTTCTCTGTTTACTGCTACATGCAATATTTGACTGAGGCTTGCTGTAACGGTGGCTATCGCCATTGAGTTACTCATTTTGCAATTCCATTTGATTGTTTAATGAATTCGTCCAATGACATTTTTGGCGGTTTTATAGAAGATTTGCGAAGTTTCTTCGCTTCTTGATCCATTTTTAATCCTGATTGTACCGAACGTATTTCAATGCTCTCAATAGTCACCGATATATCAGTTTTATTATGAAGCTGTTCTTGAGTAGATTTTTTCTTTAGTGGTTTTGGAAAATTTTCAGCATAAGGCATATCATGGCGCTTCATATCATTGACGAGATGCGTGGCGATATCCGTTGAGTGAGATTTGATATGCGATACTTTTCCCATTGTGAAACTTATTGCTGGCCGGAAACGTGTGCCAGTGCCGGTGTCATTTGGAAATTCTTTCTCCCCCTGTTGAGTCGATTTGAATGTATCTTTGGCAAAGGAGAGGGGCTTCAATGGTTCTGTATTTTTGGCGACCGCCGATGTGAAAGCAATATCCTTTTCCGCTTTTGACTGAAGTGTTCTGTTTATATTTTCGATATAAATGGCCGGCTTTCCAACAATCGAATTTTTGCTATCATCATTATCAGTCAATATTCTTTCGATTGGCGGGGAAGTCAATTCAGGTATAACCTCCTCATGTTCAACAGTGAGCGTGGGGAAGGGGGCGGGTATCATATTTTGAGTTTCTATAACTTCCAATTCTGCCAGTTTCCCAGGAAATGCGATCTTCTTGTACTGATCCAGGATATCTGTTTCTGCATGGGGTTGGAGAGGTGGTTCCGAAATAACATCTTCATGTATGGCCTGAGATGGATTTGTATTCCTTGTAAACCTATCCTGGAAAATCTCCGTTTTCCCCTCGTTCATTGGTCGCTGGGAAATCGAATGTTCACTGATCGGTGTTAATGATATATCTATGTTTGTGCGCATATCATGTATGCTGTCTTTTTCAATTTCGTGACGCGTATTATTCATATTTTCATTTGCGGTGACGCTGGTCAATTGGATATTGGAATTTCCACTTTCTTTTTGAATGACAGGAGGCTTCTTTTCGAATGTTCCTGTTGATTCCGGTTTGTCGGCTATTTCATGTTCTTCAGTTCCGTAGTGTGAACTGGCATTGTCTAAAGTTTCTGTTTGTGAAGGAGTGGGAGTATTTTGCGTGCCTATGGCAATCGGTTTCTCTTCATTTGTTTGTGGCAGGTTTGGCTTGCCTGTGACATTTACGCTATT
This Nitrospinota bacterium DNA region includes the following protein-coding sequences:
- a CDS encoding DUF4255 domain-containing protein → MSNSMAIATVTASLSQILHVAVNREISGADIRTARPDGNPGQGQSNAGKGINIFLYQIIPNAALRNSSYPTRRSDGSVVQRPMTAYNLHYILTFYGDETKLEPQRLLGITVNTLDSKPVITRETILAAIDAAPTGTLVDSNLADQLETIKLSPISLNLEELSKLWSVFFQTPYSLSVAYQCSVVIIESEEMPKPALPVRGRTADGKTFKQPVIDRIFPQEGSMEPVIVGSTLFIIGSNLRAENVKLLINGVEALFLQEITDQKIVFVLSHDNFPPDFLRAGILGIQVRHDLGVESNIVPIILRPEIVGDPVVVPDTVITKGKGGNPGGTTTTGGTTTTGGTTTTGGTTTTGGTTTTGGKGAGRKKGPVV
- a CDS encoding AAA family ATPase, coding for MTDTEWIEANRKHLMASISLVRERLVAHTSKKERDWDFTELEEDVARTGSAMPYPSALQVICQTFGLSDFERDILLLCAGMELDSSFAGYCASINGDDRRVYPTFSLSLAVLLNGSWEAVTPSAPLRRWKFLEIGNGDTLTQSPLKIDESVLHFLTGVNHIDERLAGICIPLSLAHDIVPSHLAISERISAMWKQPSHLQNRQLIQLFGRENAGKRSITSHAGEEAGITFFALRADEIPQSTLERDAFARIWEREAALNRYGLYLECEDVEKAETIDSAKSLLEELNAIAVISSRNPLRLVSRITVNIEVSKPDTKEQLMLWNEMLKPLSSRLNGMLSSLVSQFDMDTGSIFAAGAEAITSFAGKSDTLEIDVDAVGKSIWNSCRVQTRGSLEEHTQRINPTATWDDLILPESIVSILREIAAHVRQRSKVYNDWGFAKKVPRGLGISALFGGQSGTGKTMAAEVLANELALDLFRIDLSAVVNKYIGETEKNLRKVFDAAEDGGAILLFDEADALFGKRSEVKDSHDRYSNIEVSYLLQRMETYRGLAILTTNMKSSLDQAFVRRIRFILQFPFPDVAQRAKIWEKAFPPDAPLENLDWSKLALLNVSGGNIRNVALNAAFLAAEDGESIQMKYILKAAINEYQKLEKPLTKAEIVGWV